The Candidatus Eremiobacterota bacterium nucleotide sequence TCCAGGAAATGACCAGGAAACACATCGATGCCACGATGGATGCCTTCAAAAGCCTCGCGGCCATTCACAGCGAGAGCACCCAGAAGGGCATCGATGCCATCAGGGCACTCATGGACAGGTACGGCGTCGAGAACGGCGAGTTCCGCAGGAGCCTCGAGGCCCAGTGGAAAGAGCAGCTTGAGACCATCCAGGACACCTTCAGCAAAACTTCAGAGACTCTGAGAAAAGAGCAGGAAAAGCAGGCCCAGGGCCTCACCAGGCTTTACAAGGATGCCGTGGACCAGGCAATGAAGGACTTTGAGAAAAAGCTGGAAGAGGCAGAGAAGGATAGAAAGTCACCCACTTCCAAGAACTGACACAAGGAAAAGCAATGTACATGATGGATCTCGCTTCACGCTTCACAGAACAGGCTCGTGCACAGACCTGGAAGATGAGGGACTTCATGATGCTTATGGCCGATCCCCCGGTGGTGATGCCCGGCCAGACGCCGTCGCGCATCATCTACCGGAGGCACCGGACAGCCCTGCGGCACTATGAGCCAGCCGGGCCTCAAGTCTTCAGGACGCCGGTGCTCATTGTCTACGCGATGGTGAACAGGCCTTACATCATGGACCTCCTCCCGGGCCGGAGCATAATCGAGCTCCTGGTAAAGCATGGATTTGACGTGTTCCTGCTGGACTGGGGCACTCCCAGGAAGTGTGACAGCGACAAGGGAATCGAGAGCTATCTCGAGGACTATCTTGACGTGATGGCTGACAAGACACTCTCCATCACCGGAACAGAGAGCCTCACCATTATGGGCTACTGCATGGGCGGAACATTGTCGCTCATATACACGGCCCTTCACAGGGAGAAGGTGAAAAATCTCGTCCTGATGGCGGCGCCTTTTGACTCGAGCTCAGACGAGGCCCTTCTCTTTCAGTGGTCCAGGGAGGTGCCCGTTCATGAGATCAGCGAGATCTTCGGCAACTGCCCGGGCTGGCTCATAGGCTCGTCATTTCTCTGGATCAATCCCCTCCAGGCGGGCGACAAGATGAAGAGCCTCTATCAGAACGCTTCGAACAAAGCCTTTACGGACCTGTTCTTCGCAATGGAGAAGTGGCTCAATGATACTGTTGACGTGCCAGGAAGGGCATACACTGAGTTAATTACCTGGTGCTACAAGGAGAACCTCCTCGCCAGCAACAGCCTGTTCCTGGGCGGGAGGCACGCGGACCTGAAATCCATCACCTGCCCCTGCCTGAATATAATGGCGGAGCTGGACACCTCCGTGCCGCCCTCGTCGAGTGCTGGCATAGGCCCTGCGCTGGGAAGCACTGACACTGCCATGCTCTCCTGCCCGGTAGGCCATATTGGTCTTGCCGTGAGCGGCAAGGCATTGAAAAGCCTCTGGCCCGGGGCCATGAGGTGGATGGAAGAGAGGTCCGGCCCCCTGACCGCCCGAAACCATTCAGCTTAGCGCTGACAATTCAAAAACAAAGGAGACTGTTATGAAAAAAACCGCTGAGACAATGCAGGAAATGGTGCATCTATGGGTTGACACGATGCAGGCCATGGCCAGAAATCCCCTTGAAGCCATGGGAAAAGCCTGGAGCGCCGAAACGTATTCGCGCTGGTATGACCTCCATTCCAGAATGACCTCGGAGATCCTTGAAGGGATACTCCGTACCCCAGGCTTTGCCGCCCAGAGCTGGGAGATGGTGAAGGGCACGTCGCCCTTCAGGAAATTCAGCCGGGAGATGATGGAAACGGCGATGAAGACCATGGAGCTTCCCACGGGAAAAGATATAAACGAGCTCCATGAGCGCCTTGACTCACTGGAGGACAGGATAGAGTCCATGGAGAAAGAGTTTAAAGCCGGGAAAGCCACGGCGAAAAAGCCGGCGGCGAAAAAATCTGCGGCGAAAAAATAGGAATCCAGGGAGGTTGCCATGTTCTTCGATCCCCTCAAAGTCTCCGGAGCCTTTCAGGAGCAGATGGAGTCCTTTTTCATCGGGAAGATGAAGGATCTGATGGAGAGCCCTGTCTTTCTCTCCCAGGTGAGCAAGGGCATGGAGAGCGGCCTCGAAGGCAAGAAGAAGGTCGATGCCGCCATGAGAGCGTCACTTGAGGGCATGAACATAGCGACACGCGATGACCATGCAAGAACGCTCCAGTGCCTCCAGCGCATCGAGTCAAAGATCCTGGACCTTGAAGAGAAACTGGAAAACCTCGAGGACATGCTGAAAGCCCCGGTAAAATCTCCCGCCACAGCAGGATCACCAGCAAAAAAGGCTGCAGAAAAAAAGCCGAAGGGGAAGCCCGGGGCGGCAAAGGGAAAGGAACGGGGAAAAACAGCCAGGAAGGGCGCACAAAAATGAATCTTAATGACCTGATTCCCCCGGAGGCAATGGAGCTTCAGGATCGGAATGCCCGTTACCGCGAGATAATATTCCATTCCACAACGGCTACGCGCGGAGATCTCGAGCGTATCAAGAAGGAGCTCAACCTCGCGCCGACACCCAAGGAAGTGATCCACGAAGAGTGCTCACTCCGCCTTTACCGTTATACTCCGGTGAGAAAAAAGCTCCACGGCACTCCCCTTCTCATCGTGCCGTCCCTTATCCTGCGCTACCACATTCTCGATCTCCTGAAGGGCCACAGCCTCATTGAGCACCTTGTGAGCAGAGGAATTGACACCTACCTCCTTGACTGGGGGATACCCGGAGACGAGCACGGCGCCCTCACCCTTGACTACTATATCGACACGTTCCTGCGCAGGGCGGCGCGCAAAGTGGCACGCTTCACGGGGAGGGAGAAAATAAGCCTCCTGGGGCAGTGCCTCGGGGGAACCTTCGCCGCCGTTTTCACTTCTCTCTACCCTGAAAAGATAGAGAGGCTCATATGCCTCACCACGCCCGTGGACTTCCATGACGCGGGCCTCCTCTCGCTCTGGACCAGCAAGGAAAACTTCAATATTGACAACGTCGTGGAGTCTTTCGGCAACGTGATACCCCCCGAGTTCATCCATGGCTGCTTCCAGTTTCTGGACGTGAAAGCCACGGTGGAGCGCTACAAAAAGCTCTACCACAACGTGCTCGATGAGAACTTCCTTTTTTACTACCGGGCAATGGACCAGTGGATAAACGACAAGATCCCCTTCCCCGCCCAGGTGTTCCGGCGCTTCATCAGGGATCTCTACCAGGAGAACCTGCTCGCGCAGGGAAGGCTCCTCATCAACGGGAGGGCCGCCAATCCCGGCGCAATAACCTGCCCCGTGCAGGTTATCACCGCCGCAAAAGATCACGTGTTCCCCGAGAAAGCGGCGCAAGCCCTCACGAAGCTTGTGAGCGGACCCGTGGAATACCATAAGATTGATGCAGGCCACGTGACCCTTGTTGCCCTCTTCCCCCAGCGGGAAGAGACATACGGGCACATTACCACATTTCTCGGAAACGGAGTTTTAAGAGTGGGATAGGGAAGGAGCCGGCTTTGCACGGGGCCCGGTCTCAGGGAGCAGGAAGGAACCCAGGAACATGGAGCTGCTCACGATGGTGATATACACAAATCCCCATAAGAACTCATTGCCGTTCATCTCGGCTATCTTGCCCACGAGCCAGACGTTGAAGGTAGCGGCGATATAGCAGGCTCCCCAGAAAATTCCCATCAGGTAGCCCGATTTCTTTGCCGTCATGCCAGGAAGCTCCTGGGGGATGGTAAAGAAGGGAGAGGCCCATATGAAGAGGCAGAATCCTGTCATTACAGAGGCGGCCAGCGACAGGGCCGTGGAGTTCAGCAGGAACATTCCCAGCACCGAGGGAATCAGCAGAAGCCCCGCCCACCTCACGAAGGGAAGCCGCAGGCCCGTGCTCTGTGTGAGCATTATCCCGATGATGGAAGCAGGTATTCCCATAGCCATAGCCACTGCCGGGGCGTGGAGGATCCAGAAGCCCGCAGCCTCGCCGAACTTATCACCATAGAACTTGGGGAAATAAGCGACAATCGACAGGTAGAGCGACAGCGCTCCCATATAGGTGAAGGCAAGCTTCCACGTATTGGCATCCCTGAGAGCGCCTGCATAGCCGTAAGAAGCCTCCCCGGCGCCGCTTCCACCCTCCTGTGATTTTTCCTCTGCATCTCTCCCCAGTATGAGCCACGCAACAGCAAGCACTACGCTCACGAGGCTGTACGCGATAAGTGCTTTCTGCCATGAATCGCCAAGGGCAGCCTGCACATAAGGTGTGATAAAGAGAGAGATTGTCATACCCACGTTGATTGCCACGAAGTTGATGCCGTTAATGACAAGGCGCTCCCGGCTGGAGAACCATTTCATCACGACAGGGGTGAAATAGACCACGACCATGGCCCCTCCTATCCCCATGGCGAACCGGGCAAGAAGTATAAGCCCGTAAGAAGGAGACATGGGGGCAAGAATTCCCACGCAGATGAGGGCTGAAGCCGCCATGAATGCCCATCTCAGACCCAGGCGCGCCATAAGTGCCCCCGCGAGGGTGGGCCCGAATATCTTGGCAAAGCTCACGCTGGTCGTCATAAAGCTCCCCTGGCTCAGCGTCAGGCCCAGGTCATGCATCAGCCGCTTCAGGAAAGGGCCGGCAGCGGCCCATGTCATGCCGAAAGCGGCATAGGTGAGAAAAATAAGTACTTCGATGACGTACCGGTAAGGAGAAGAATCTGCAGAATCTGGCTTCTCTGCCTTGCTGTTCTCTGACTGCTGCGCCATAAGATCCTCGATGCCTGTTATTTCAGGAAGTATGCGGAGTTGTTGCGCTCCCCGGGAGAGGGTTCCCTGGGCGTGGCCTGATTTACCATTATGACGGCCACTTCTCCATAAAAAGCGGAAGAGGACCTGTCTGTGAGAGAACCCAGCTGCCCGTATCAGGCTTGGGTATCACCGCGTTATTGTCAAGGACCTTCAGTATCTGCGAGGCGACATAGGAGGGAGAGTCCTTGAAGGGAAGCTTCTCCTGCGCCACCTGCTTTATGGCATCAACGGAAGCCTCCATCCCGGGCTTCTCAAGGAAACTGCGGTCTTCAATGACACGGTCCAGCAACACCACAAGGGCATTATAACGCATGCCGTCATGGTTTTTGCCATCCAGAATTCTCGGGATGTACCGGGGGTCTTCGCAGATCTCCCGCTTGAATTCCCCCCAGTGCTCGAGAGGATATGAGGCCATTTTGAAGTGAGCAACGCGGGGGCGGGTGTCTGTCGGATTCTTCAGATCCTCGGCGGTCACTTTCACGTCAACATCGAGGTTGTGGGCATTTACCTGGCTCTCATCGGCCACGGACCTCTCTGCTTCAGAGACCTGGTCCTCCCTGTTGGTGACCGCAATAAGGGTCACGCCGGGGGGGACCTTCCTTCCCTCCACATGCTCCCTGATGAAGGTCGAGCCCTCTGAGATCTGCTCATACCCCGGTTTCTGGGCATAAATATAAGGATTGGTGAGCGAGGCCGAAAGCTCCGCCGTCTGTTTCGTCGCCTCCTTGGCAACCGCCTTGTTGGCCGCGTACCAGGCGGCAAAGAGGGGATTTGTCAGGGCCAGAGCCATGCCGGGAGTCTGCTCCAAAGGATCAAGTACGTTTTTCTCATAGATATCGAAGCCCACAGTGGCAAGCCCGTTAGGAAGGGGCCTCCTGACACCTTTTGCAATGGGTGAAGAGAGAGTCATTATGGTGGAGACGCCGTTTGCCGCATCAAAGGTGAAAGGGCTCCTCTCGTCCGGGCTCCCCTTGGGATTGATGCCGATGAGGTAGGCCACATAGCCTCCCATGCTGTGCCCCACAAGCAATGCTTTAGGCGCTATTGATTCTATGATTTCACCGGCGCATTTCTGCAGCACTTCCTTCTTCTTCTTTCCCTCGAGCGACGAGGCGAATCCTGTCTTCCCGATGGCTCCTGCGAGCTCCTGCTCATATTCCTTAAGCCTGGTGCTGAAAGAATCTTTCAGGACACCCTCTTTCATCGAGAGCATGGAGTCAATCCTGTCAATGACCCCCGGCAGGAGGGCGGCAATGCCTTTTACGCTCTGATCGGCCTCCCCGTAAAGGGCCTGATCCATCTCGAAAAACTCCATGAGCCTTGCGGGGTCATTTTTCATGGGCCGGAGTGTTTTCAAGTTATTCTTTGCGATATCCAGGCGGGATTCATTGACGGTGCGGGAGACATTCTGTGCCGATACCTCGAGGCGCTCGCCATCCTTTATGCTCATATAGGTGCTTGATTCCGTGGGATGGCCCGAGGCAAGAGATGCCTCATGGTAATCCGCTATGCTCTCCTTTTCCCTGAGAGTGCCATGAACTATCACGACCGGCGCATAGTTCCTGGCCTCCGCTCCAAGCGGATCAGGATAAGCGAGGCTCATCACTGTCACCTGGAGTGGCTCCGATGACTCCCCGGGCTTTCCCTTTTTCCTCGCTTTTGAAAGCATCACCGAAGGATCGCTGCCGGTATCGCGAGTGATGCTTACCTTATCAAGCGCGTCCTGGTTTTCCGCGGAAGCGCCTACGGGCCGGGAAGCATTGTGCCCCGAAGTTCCGCGGGGTGCATTGAAACCCGAGACATTATTGATAAAATCCACAGAGTTTTACCTCTTGCAGGGAATAGAAGGGCTTTATTCCGGCTGAATGAACCTCATTCTCAATTATAGTCGCTTTCCGCCAGCCAGTCCATATGACAATTGTAAATATCTTGTTAAATGTTCAACAGGACACGGGATCATACCCTGTCAGAAAGCCATGGAGATGAGCGCAACCTGCTCTCACCTCCATGGCTTCCAATCCCGGGCTCCGCTTTTTAAGGCTTTCTAGCCTGCCACGCCGGCCCGCTGGGCATACTCCATGATCATACTCATGTCAGGGATACAGCCTTCTTTCACCACTTTCCCGTCCACCTTGAGGAGGGGAAGCCTCTCCTTCATGCTCTGCGCATCCACCTTCTGGTATTTCAGCTCAATCCTGTCCTGGAAATAGGCCTTGACCGAATATTGGAGACGGTTCACAATCTCATCCAGAGATCGCTTCGGCCCTCACCCGAAATGACATTTCACTCCCATCGTAGGGTCATCGAGAACCTCCATTATCATCTTTTTTTCCACTCTGATTCCTCCTTTTGCACTTGTTCCTCTCATGGTCGATGCTCTTTTTTAGAAAAAGATTCTTTTATTCATATATTCTAATAATACGTTAAAATTCCTTCTCCCGTTCAGGTGAATTTGATACAGAAAAAGCGGCGCCCTTCTGATAGCATGAGAATGAAAGGCGCTCCCGTAAAGACGGGGGTGATGAAAATGTGGCAGCTCTTTGCAAAAAAGAATACAACACCGGCTGATGGTGCGGGAAGGGAAGAACCTCCCAAGGTACAGCACATCTCGATGATCCTGATGATCAACGCGAGAAGCTCGATCCACCGGGAACAGTTCCGCATGATGACAGACAATATCAGCACGAAGGCCATCAGGTTCGCTTCGGATATTGAGCTGAGCGCGGGAGAAAGGGTCGAGATGGACATGCTCCTTCTCGTGAACCTGCCCAGGATTACGATGAAGGGAGAGGTGCTCTGGTGCAGGAAAAACGTGGTCCGCGGGAAGATGCTCTATGAGTGTGCCTTGAGGATTACGGAACTGCGCAGGGAGGACCAGCCTCTGCTGGAGCGTTACATAGAAAGGTACCGCACCGGCGAAAAACCGGTGCTTGTATAGCCCTTATGATTCCTCGGCCCACAGGTATGCATGAGCCACCCACTGAGTGAGGGCGTCCCAGTAGCAGATGCTGCAGTCAGTGAAGACTACTGTGCAGGATGAATCAAGAAGCATTACGTTGACCTTTCCCCGGTGGGAAAAAATCCCGATCCTGTCCATGGTCATGCCTCCTCTCGTTCCTGTCTCTCCACAATCATATACCGGATTTTTCGTCTTTTATTCCGCTGGCAGGTGCCTGCGGCTCCGGGAACTCGAGCCGGGTTCGAGAGCATTGCTGGAAGTGCGGCGTGAAGCTTGCCATTCATTCCTGCCAGTATGAGGCAATTCGCATTCATTACCTCTGCCCTGCTTCGCAGAGAATAAAGGCGCTGTTATTGATTTTCCGCTTGAAAAGTGCTATAATAACAGAGATATTCTCATTTATTCACCACCTCTCAAGGTGTTGAATCTTTCGTCGCAGCCCCTTTGTGCAGAGGAATCCAGGGGTCGCCATTAGGAAAGGATGCCGTGATGGTCTCTCCTCCTATTCTGGTAGTTGAAGACGATGGAATAACGGGAAGGTACATCGAAAAAAGCCTCAGGAACCTGGGATACAATGTGTCATGCGTGGTTTCCTCAGGAAAGGAAGCCATATCAAAAGCCCATGAGATGAGACCGGCCCTTATCCTGATGGACATTCATCTCAAGGGCGAGATAGACGGCATTGAGGCCACCAAAGCCATCAGGGGATCCCTTGACATCCCCATAGTGTACCTCACCGCTTATTCAGACAACTCCACCCTCCAGCGCGCCAAGCTCACCGATCCCTTCGGCTACGTGCTCAAGCCCTTTGAAGAGGCTGACCTTTATACTGCCGTGGAGATGGCCCTCCATAAGCACAAGCTCGAGAAGGAGCTCGTGGAAAGCAGACTCTGGCTCACCACCACCCTTAAAAGCATCGGCGACGCCGTAATTGCCACCGATGAGAGCGGTTATGTAAAATTCATGAACAGGGTCGCCGAGGAGCTCACAGGCTGGTCCCACAGGGAAGCCCATGGAAAAGAGCTCTGGGAGGTTTACCAGGTCTTCAACGAAAAAAACCGCGGGCCTCTCAGAAACACAGTGGAACAGATACTCATCGAGGAAGAGACCACGACTTTTGAAAACGGCATGGTGCTCAGAAACAAGGCGGGCCGGGAGAGATTCATCGAAGACTCCACGGCGCCGATAAGGGATGAAAAGGGTGACGTGTGCGGCATAGTGCTTGTCTTCAGGGACATCACCGAAAGGAAGGCGATGCTCCAGTCCCTGGGGCAGGCTGATGAGCTCTTGAGAAATGTTTTTGAGTTTTTCAACGAAGCCCTCATTGTCGTTGATCCCCAGTCGCATCTGATCTCTGACTGCAATAAGAATGCCGAGTCAATGTTCGGATATTCCCGTACTGAGCTTGTCGGGCTCCAGACCAGCATACTTCACACCGATCCCGAGAGCTTCAAAAAATTCAGCAATGAAACGGTGGAAGGCTCCCATGACAGGGGACTCTATGAGACGGACTTCACCCTCAAGAGGAAAAGCGGCGAGCATTTTCCCGCCCACATTGTGGCCAAGCCTGTTTACAACAGCGACGGGACCATCTCGCGGGGAATCACCATAATCACCGATCTCAGCAGGAATATCCGCTCCTGACCGCTCCCCGTACCTGCACAAGAAATCCTCATCTCAGAAGAACCATCCCTGAAGGAAATTCGCTCACCGCCCCTAATATTTTCTCCATATGACCAGAGGGGGGTGGGATCCTTGGCAAGTAACTACGAAAGAGAAGAATTCACCCTCTTTGACGATGATATGGGTAATTTTTCCTTTCTCTCCGAGCTGAAGAGCTTTATCCCCTCAGGGGAGAGCGCATTCTCCATAGAGGCTTTATCGCAGAAAAGCGAACGAGTCCCCGTCAGCATGGAATTCATCTCCGATTCAATCTTCAGGATGCGGTACACCTGCGAGAAAGCCCTCGCCCGGAAAAGCACCGCCATGCTTGTGGCGGAGCCCCTTTCCAGCGGCAAGGTGAAGACCGAGGAAAGCACCCATGACCTCCTCTTCAAGGGCGACAGCCTCACGGTGGCCTTCAAGAAAAAGCCCTGGATTATGAAGGTCCTCGATTCCAGTGGAAAAACGCTCATGAAAAGCTCCCATGCCGATGAATTCGGCATTCCGAACCGTTACCGCGTCCTGCCCCCCGGTTTCAGAAAGGGTCCGGAGGGAGGAGTGCATGTCTTTCATTCGGGCTATCTTTTCTCCGATGAGCACTTTTACGGCCTCGGCGAGAAGTTCTCAAGCCTGGACAGGCGGCACCAGAAATTCATCTCATGGCATGTCGATGCCCATGGCACCAACAGCAACGAGTGGGCCTACAAGAACATCCCCTTCTTCTTCAGCTCCAGAGGCTACGGCATATTCATCAACAGCTCCTTCAGGATCGTCTATGACTTTGGGGAGAGAAGCTATGTCTCCTGGTTCTTCTCCCTTGAGGACAGCCTGATGGACTTTTTCTTCATCTACGGTCCGTCTCCGCGAGATATTATAGCCCGTTATACGGATCTCACCGGGAGATCCGAGGTGCCGCCGCGGTGGTCCTTCGGCCTCTGGATGTCCCGGTGCATGTACAAAGACAGAGGTGAAGTGGAAGAGGTGGCCGCGGGGCTGCGCAGCAGTGACATACCCTGCGACGTGCTCCATATTGATCCGCTCTGGCTTAAGGGGAGAAAGGAGAGGGACCGCGATTCGGCCTGCGAGCTCTCGTGGGATGAAGAAGCCTTCCCCGATCCCGGGGGAATGATTGAGGGCCTTAAAAAGCAGGGCTTCAGGCTGAGCCTCTGGGAAAATCCTTATATCCACGAGGGGTCGGCCCTCTATCAGGAAGGAAAGGAAAAGGGATTCTTCCCCCTTGACAGCCAGGGCAACCCTGCAAGGCTTGCCGAGGATCCCTGCTGCACCCTTGTTGATTTCAGTAATCCCGAAGCCTGCCGGTGGTTTGCGGCAAAGCATGAGAGCCTCTTCAGGACGGGAGTGGCGGTGATGAAAACGGACTACGGCGAGTACGCCCCTGTCGATGCCCGCTATCACAACGGCATGACGGGAAGTGAGATGCACAACCTTTATCCGCTCCTTTACAACAAAACCATCTATGAGGCAACAAAAAAATACCGGGGCTACGGCCTTGTCTGGGGGCGCTCCGCCTATGCAGGATCCCAGCGCTACCCCCTTTACTGGTCCGGCGACTCGCGGCCGGGCTTCAACGAGATGGCCTGCGTGCTGAGGGGAGGCCTGAGCATGGCCCTGTCGGGCTTCCCTTTCTGGAGCCATGACATCGGAGGATTTATAGGGAAGCCTCATGAGATTCTTTACATAAGGTGGGCCCAGTG carries:
- a CDS encoding glycoside hydrolase family 31 protein, with product MASNYEREEFTLFDDDMGNFSFLSELKSFIPSGESAFSIEALSQKSERVPVSMEFISDSIFRMRYTCEKALARKSTAMLVAEPLSSGKVKTEESTHDLLFKGDSLTVAFKKKPWIMKVLDSSGKTLMKSSHADEFGIPNRYRVLPPGFRKGPEGGVHVFHSGYLFSDEHFYGLGEKFSSLDRRHQKFISWHVDAHGTNSNEWAYKNIPFFFSSRGYGIFINSSFRIVYDFGERSYVSWFFSLEDSLMDFFFIYGPSPRDIIARYTDLTGRSEVPPRWSFGLWMSRCMYKDRGEVEEVAAGLRSSDIPCDVLHIDPLWLKGRKERDRDSACELSWDEEAFPDPGGMIEGLKKQGFRLSLWENPYIHEGSALYQEGKEKGFFPLDSQGNPARLAEDPCCTLVDFSNPEACRWFAAKHESLFRTGVAVMKTDYGEYAPVDARYHNGMTGSEMHNLYPLLYNKTIYEATKKYRGYGLVWGRSAYAGSQRYPLYWSGDSRPGFNEMACVLRGGLSMALSGFPFWSHDIGGFIGKPHEILYIRWAQWGLLSSHARCHGTTPREPWHFGERALEIFRTYAKLRYRLIPYLYSYAHVASLTGMPLMRPLLLEFPGDRRAWEEDLEYLLGRELLVAPVCEAEEGRALYFPEGKWLDFWTGKIYSGPSDVWYDAPLDILPLFIRANSIIPMSPGMPSVGEEPEKQLTCEVYLTDRAEFLFYEGNEPLLFRAETDKWEILFHTGPSKRTYMVRFNQTSSIATVKVEDRLIGELNDLKEVQGSPEGWTQTDDSVIVKFRAEGECTVILKHVEY
- a CDS encoding MFS transporter produces the protein MAQQSENSKAEKPDSADSSPYRYVIEVLIFLTYAAFGMTWAAAGPFLKRLMHDLGLTLSQGSFMTTSVSFAKIFGPTLAGALMARLGLRWAFMAASALICVGILAPMSPSYGLILLARFAMGIGGAMVVVYFTPVVMKWFSSRERLVINGINFVAINVGMTISLFITPYVQAALGDSWQKALIAYSLVSVVLAVAWLILGRDAEEKSQEGGSGAGEASYGYAGALRDANTWKLAFTYMGALSLYLSIVAYFPKFYGDKFGEAAGFWILHAPAVAMAMGIPASIIGIMLTQSTGLRLPFVRWAGLLLIPSVLGMFLLNSTALSLAASVMTGFCLFIWASPFFTIPQELPGMTAKKSGYLMGIFWGACYIAATFNVWLVGKIAEMNGNEFLWGFVYITIVSSSMFLGSFLLPETGPRAKPAPSLSHS
- a CDS encoding PAS domain S-box protein, giving the protein MVSPPILVVEDDGITGRYIEKSLRNLGYNVSCVVSSGKEAISKAHEMRPALILMDIHLKGEIDGIEATKAIRGSLDIPIVYLTAYSDNSTLQRAKLTDPFGYVLKPFEEADLYTAVEMALHKHKLEKELVESRLWLTTTLKSIGDAVIATDESGYVKFMNRVAEELTGWSHREAHGKELWEVYQVFNEKNRGPLRNTVEQILIEEETTTFENGMVLRNKAGRERFIEDSTAPIRDEKGDVCGIVLVFRDITERKAMLQSLGQADELLRNVFEFFNEALIVVDPQSHLISDCNKNAESMFGYSRTELVGLQTSILHTDPESFKKFSNETVEGSHDRGLYETDFTLKRKSGEHFPAHIVAKPVYNSDGTISRGITIITDLSRNIRS
- a CDS encoding alpha/beta fold hydrolase; its protein translation is MNLNDLIPPEAMELQDRNARYREIIFHSTTATRGDLERIKKELNLAPTPKEVIHEECSLRLYRYTPVRKKLHGTPLLIVPSLILRYHILDLLKGHSLIEHLVSRGIDTYLLDWGIPGDEHGALTLDYYIDTFLRRAARKVARFTGREKISLLGQCLGGTFAAVFTSLYPEKIERLICLTTPVDFHDAGLLSLWTSKENFNIDNVVESFGNVIPPEFIHGCFQFLDVKATVERYKKLYHNVLDENFLFYYRAMDQWINDKIPFPAQVFRRFIRDLYQENLLAQGRLLINGRAANPGAITCPVQVITAAKDHVFPEKAAQALTKLVSGPVEYHKIDAGHVTLVALFPQREETYGHITTFLGNGVLRVG
- a CDS encoding PilZ domain-containing protein, whose protein sequence is MWQLFAKKNTTPADGAGREEPPKVQHISMILMINARSSIHREQFRMMTDNISTKAIRFASDIELSAGERVEMDMLLLVNLPRITMKGEVLWCRKNVVRGKMLYECALRITELRREDQPLLERYIERYRTGEKPVLV
- a CDS encoding alpha/beta fold hydrolase, which produces MYMMDLASRFTEQARAQTWKMRDFMMLMADPPVVMPGQTPSRIIYRRHRTALRHYEPAGPQVFRTPVLIVYAMVNRPYIMDLLPGRSIIELLVKHGFDVFLLDWGTPRKCDSDKGIESYLEDYLDVMADKTLSITGTESLTIMGYCMGGTLSLIYTALHREKVKNLVLMAAPFDSSSDEALLFQWSREVPVHEISEIFGNCPGWLIGSSFLWINPLQAGDKMKSLYQNASNKAFTDLFFAMEKWLNDTVDVPGRAYTELITWCYKENLLASNSLFLGGRHADLKSITCPCLNIMAELDTSVPPSSSAGIGPALGSTDTAMLSCPVGHIGLAVSGKALKSLWPGAMRWMEERSGPLTARNHSA